One window of Perca flavescens isolate YP-PL-M2 chromosome 6, PFLA_1.0, whole genome shotgun sequence genomic DNA carries:
- the s100a1 gene encoding protein S100-A1 translates to MCSHLQTSMEGLIAVFHSYSGKEGDKYKLSKAELKNLLQGELSEFLAASKDPMVVEKIMQELDENKDGEVDFQEFVVLVAALTVACNDFFIDENESRMKCKKDAGSK, encoded by the exons atgtgttccCACCTGCAAACTTCTATGGAGGGCCTCATCGCAGTGTTCCACTCCTACTCTGGAAAAGAAGGGGACAAGTACAAGCTGAGCAAAGCCGAGCTTAAGAACCTGTTGCAGGGAGAACTCTCTGAATTCCTGGCA GCCAGCAAGGACCCCATGGTGGTCGAGAAGATTATGCAAGAACTGGATGAAAACAAGGACGGTGAAGTGGACTTCCAGGAGTTTGTCGTTCTGGTTGCTGCACTGACAGTCGCCTGCAATGACTTCTTCATAGACGAGAATGAAAGCCGCATGAAATGCAAGAAGGATGCTGGTTCTAAGTGA